GGGGGACGGTGGTGGTGTTCGGGGTGGCGGTATCCGTCGCCCTGTCCTGCGCATGCGCTGCGGGGGCCAGTAGCGCACCAAGACTGCCCGAAAGCATCAACACCATACCTGCGGTCATTCTGGCCATGCCGGTTCCTGTCCCATTAGCCGTTCTGTTCATATCGGGCCGTATATATTTGCAGGGTGGCCAGTGTCTATATTCGTGTAAATATCTTGTGTGTTCATGCGCCGGATAAGCACACACTGTGTCTTTATGGATACAGTTGTCCATATTCATATGAATATAGACGGAGGCACTTTACCTTGTGCCGGCCGCATCGCCCAGATCTCTTCACGTTATTCTCTTATGGAATAATTTTATTATTTATATCAATGACATGCATTGAAATAACACCTGCAGCCACTATACATGCGCCGCCAGCAGCATGGCACCGAACCCCATGAAGACCGCCCCCGTTACCAGTGCGAATACTTTCTGCACCCGCCGCGTCCGCAGCCATGCGGACAGAAGCCGCCCGCCCGTGGCGTAAACCCCGTACCAGAACGCCTCCACCCCCGCGAATGTCACGACAAGCAGGATATATTGCGGCAGGCGCGCCGCCGCGGGATTGACGAACTGCGGGACGAAGGCGGCGGCGAACAGCAGCAGCTTGGGGTTGCTGATCCCGGTCAGGAAGCCATCACGGAACAGATCGCGCGTGGCGGCGACCGGCCGGGCCGGGAGATCATCATCGGCATCATCATGCGCCACATTGCGCGCCATCCATGCCCGCACGCCCAGAAACACCAGATACCCCGCCCCGATCACGCGCAGTACGGCAAACAGACGGGGGGATGCGGCCAGCACGCCCGCCATGCCACCCAGGGATGCACTGACCACCAGCACGATGGCCAGCATGCATCCGGCCATGACCGCGATACTCCGCCCCACCCCATGGCGCACGCTGACCGACAGGACATGCATCATGTTCGGTCCCGGCATGGCCGACAGCACACATGCCGTCGCCGCGAATAAAAGCCATGTATGGACCGTCACCTGCTTCGCGTGCTCCCTGCGTTGTGTTGCCAGCGTCGTGGCCCCGTGGGCCTGACCATGCCGCCTTCACTTGACGGCGGGCAAGCCCCTGGTATAGACGGATGTTATATTATAACACTCCGAGTACTTCATGCCTTCACCCGCCCACGCCCCGGCCAACGAACAGGACACAGGGACAGCCATGCCCGTTCCGGCTTCCCGCACCGTGCACGCCCTGCCGCTGACATGGATGGCGCGCGCGTGGTGGCAGCGGGTGGCATGCGTCGCCCTGCCCTGCGCCCTGATGTGGGGGCTGATTGCCTGGGCCGTGGTGCAGCCATGACCGCCCGTTCGTGACACAGGGTACCATCAGGCTGGACAATGCCGGCGTGGTGCTGAACGGCACACCGGTCTGGCAGCACGTGACCGGCAGTTTTGCCGCAGGCAGCATGACCGCCATAGCGGGCGCCAACGGGGCTGGCAAGTCCACGTTGCTGCGCGCCATACTGGGTGAGGTGCCGCTGGCTGCGGGCACGATCACGCTGGGTGGCCTGCGCGCGCGGGATTTTGGCTATCTGCCGCAGGCGCGCAAGATCGACCGCGCCTTCCCCATCAGTGTCACGGACATGGTGCTGGGGGGGGCGTGGCACCTTACGGGCGCCTTTGGCCAGGCGGGGCGCGTGATCCGCCAGCGTGCGGCCGATGCGCTGGCGCGTGTCAATCTGTCCGGGCAGGCGGGGCGCATGATCGACGCCCTCTCCGCAGGCCAGTTCCAGCGCCTGCTCTTTGCCCGCCTGCTCATGACCGATGCCCGTGTCATCATGCTGGATGAACCCTTTACCGCGCTGGATGCGCCAACCACGCGGGACCTGCTGGAACTGGTGTGCGAATGGCACGCACAGGGCCGCACCATCATTGCCGTGCTGCATGACATGCACCAGATCCGCAGCTGTTTCCCGCATGTCGTCCTGCTGTGTGGCGGGCAGGCGACATGGGGAGAGACCGCCCGCATCCTGACCCCCGCCACCCTGCGCCGCGCCTATGGCGGGACGGACGCCGGCTGGCCGGATGCGCAGGCATGAGCCTGCTTTCCATCCTGTGGGACCCGTTTGCGGATTTCGGGTTCATGCGCCGCGCCCTTGTGGCGTGCGTGACACTGGGCATGGGGGCGGGGCCGGTTGGCGTGATGCTGCAGCTGCGCCGCATGAGCCTGATCGGCGATGCGATGAGCCATGCCATCCTGCCCGGTGCCGCGATCGGTTTCCTGCTGGCGGGCGGGCTGTCGCTGACCGCCATGGGGCTGGGTGGCATCGGGGCGGGGCTGGGGGTGGCGCTGCTGGCGGGACTGGTCAGCAGGCGGACCCATCTGGCGGAAGATGCCAGCTTCGCCAGTTTCTACCTGACATCGCTGGCGCTGGGGGTACTGATCGTTTCCGCGCGCGGGTCGAACATCGACCTTCTGCATGTGCTGTTCGGCACCATCCTCGCCATTGACGGCCCGGCGCTGTACCTGATGGGCGGCATCACCACGCTCAGCCTGGCCCTGCTGGCCGTGATCTGGCGGCCACTTGTCATGGAATGTGTCGATCCCGGCTTCATGCGCATGAGCGGGGCGCAGGGCGGGCTTTATCACATGGCGTTCCTGTTCCTGGTGGTCATCAACCTGGTGGCGGGGTTCGAGGCGCTGGGCACGCTCATGTCGGTTGGCATGATGATGGTGCCCGCCGCCACCGCGCGGCTGTGGACACGCCGCCTGCTGCCCATGATGGCGCTGTCCGCCACGGTGGGCATGGTGGCGGGGCTGGTGGGGCTGCTGGTGTCCTACCATTTCCAGCTGGCGGCGGGGCCGTCCATCATCCTGACATGCAGCGTGCTGTATGTCCTCTCCCTGCTCGCGTCCCCCACCGGCATCCGGGCGGGACGGAGTTCACCCCTGTAGGAAAGTCCTGATCATGCGCCGCCTGTCCTGCCTGCTGGGCCTTTGCGGGGTCCTGTCCATCATGCCTGCCCATGGCGCACCCGCGCCCCGCACCGTGCATGCGGTGGCCAGTTTTACCGTGCTGGCCGATGTGGTGGCGCATGTGGGGGGCACGCATGTCACCGTTACCTCGCTGGTGCCGCCCGATGGCGACCCGCACGAATTCGAACCCGCCCCGAATGACGCGCGCGTGCTGCGGCAGGCCGATATCGTGTTCATGAGCGGCGAGGGGCTGGAAAGCTGGTTTGGCCGCCTGGCACATGCGGCAGGCTATCACGGCACGCCCGTCATCGTGTCCCGCGGGATCAGCCTCCATATTCCGCCGGGTGGCGGACAGGCGGAAGCGGACCCGCATGTGTGGAACGACGTGGCCAACGTGATCATATGGGCCAACAACATCCGTGACGCGCTGATTGCCATCGACCCGGCTGATGCGGACAGTTTCCGCGCATCGGCGGCTACCTATGTCAGCCAGCTTGAAACGCTGGACCATGACATCCGCACCCGCATCGACACCATACCGGCCGAGCGGCGGCGCATCCTGACCAGCCATGACGCTTTTGGCTATTTTGGCCGTGCCTATGGGGTCACGTTCCTTGCCCCGCAGGGTTTTTCTACCGAGACGGAAGCATCGGCCGGTGACGTGGCCCGTCTGATCACCCAGATCCGGGCCAATAATGTAGCCACCTATTTCATGGAAAACGCCACCGACCCGCGCCTGGTCCAGCAGGTGGCCCATGCCACCGGGGCCGCGCCGGGGGGCGAACTGTATGCCGAGGCCCTGTCCCCCCCCACCGGCCCCGCACCGGACTACATCACCATGATGCGCCACAACACCGATCTCATGCTTGCGGCGATGCGTCCGCACTGACCCCTGACGCCCCCGCCACGGCGAAGGGGGTGATGTCGATACGGCTGGCATGCATGTCCACCACCGACTGCCGGTGCGTGATCGAGACGACCGTCATGTCCGGGCAGGCATGCCGGAGCAGGGCGTAAAGGGCCGTTTCCGACGCCGCATCGAGGTTGGAGGTCGATTCATCAAGGAAGACCCATTGCGGCCGCGCCAGCACGATCCGGGCGAAGGCCAGGCGCTGGAGTTCACCCGGTGAGAGGATCTGCCCCCATGGTTCCTCGCTGTCCATGCGGGGTACCAGTGCTTCCAGCCCGACATCGCGCAGCGCCTGCGCCACGTCCTGCACCGGATAGGCATCGACCCCGGCGGGATAGGTCACGACACGGCGCAGCGTGCCGGTGGGCACGTAGGGGCGCTGGGGCACGAACATCATGGACGCATCGGGCCGGGTGACGCTGCCCGTGGCAAACGGCCAGATCCCCGCCAGCACGCGGAACAGGGTGGACTTGCCGGTACCTGATGGTCCGGTCACCACCGTCATCCGCCCGTGCGGCAGGGTAAAGTTCACGTTGCGCAGGAGCGGCGCGCCATCGGGACGGAAGACATCCATGCCGCTGACACGCAGGTCCGCGCCAGCGGGGGCGGGCAGCATCGTGACTTCATCACGCATGGCGCGCGCGCGGTCCATTACGCGCTGGAAGGTAGCCAGACGCGCCACCTCCGCATGCCATGTGGTCAGCGATGCGTAGGAGGTGGACAGCCAGCTCAGCGCGCCCTGCACGCGTGAGAACGCCATGACAAGCTGCATGAGCGTGCCGAAACTCATCTTGCCGGCAAAATAGCGGATGGAACCGATCAGCAGGGCAAAATTGCCCGACACCACTTCCAGCCCCGTGGTCAGCAGTCCCAGCCACTTGGTCCGCCGCATGATGGACAGGAAATTGCGATAGACGGCGGCAAAGGAGCGATCCAGCCCCGCCTGTTCCTCCCCCTCGCCACGATACAGTGCTATTCCTTCCGCGTTGTTGCGGACATGGACAAGGCTGTAGCGGAAATCGGCCTCGGCGCGCTGCTGGAAGAACTGCAGCCCCGCCAGCCTGCGCCCGGCCAGATGCGTGACCCAGGTCGCCCCCACGGAATAGAACAGCGCCGCCCAGAAGAAATAGCCCGGTATGGAAATTCCCAGCACCTCCAGCGGGCCGGACAGCGCCCACAGCAGCCCGATATAGCTGAACAGGGTCACGACATTGGTCACAAGGTTGATGAACTGCGTCAGCGTATCGGTCACGAAGCTGTTCAGGTCTTCCTGTATGCGCTGGTCGGGGTTGTCGGCCCCGGTTTCCAGGCCGGATGTGGTGATGGCGATGCGGAAGAAGGTCTGGTCCTCCATCCACTGCCGGGTCATGCGCGCGGTCAGCCACCGCCGCCAGCGCAGGCCCAGCATCTGCTGCAGGTAGGTCGCGTAGATGCTGCACAGGATCGCCGGAATGGTGATGATGAAAAAGCCGAGAACGAAGCCTTCGTCATTATGCACGTACCAGAACAGCCCGCGCAGGAACGTCGTGGCATCACGCTGCTGGAGCGCGGTATAATATACATTGCGGGAAAAGGACTGGAGCAGGTCCAGCCCCACCATGGAAAAGGTCAGGACCAGTACCGCGGCCAGCAGCCCCCACGCCCACTTCCTGTCCTCCGAGACAAAATAGGGGCGGGTAAGGTACCAGACGTCTTTCAGGAGAAGGCGCAGATGCTGCATGTCGATCCCGTGCAGTGGGTTGGGGCGTGAAGCCCCAGCATTCCCACGAAGTGGGGACGGACTCAATCTTCATTGCGGGCAGACGGCAGCCCCGGCACCGCGCGGAAGGCGATTTAAGGCTTCTCACGACTTCTTGACGACCCGGGCCGCATCTGTCCGCCCTGCCGCCCATCCTGCCCGAAACCGCCATTACCGGCTGATAACAGGGATTTATGATGAATCACCCCATAGGAAAAAGAGTGTGATATATCCAAAAGATGAATGCCTGTCATATCAGAGACAGGGGTACGGAGCCGGATCATCGTGACTATGTTTGACACATAGATTCACAAAAGGGGGAGGCTGCGCCCTGCCCCGGATGAACAATGCAAGGAAGAATGAATATGGTGTCGTTCAGTCGCGTCCTGTCCGCCGGTGCCGTTGCAACCCTGCTGGCAACAGCACCGCTTGCGGCCCATGCCGCAGAAGTCTCTCCCCCCACGGGCGCGGGCGTTGCAAACCAGGTCGAGCAGGTCGCACCGGGTTCCCTGTCGGCCGATACGGTCTATTCGGCCGTTGCCTCGGCCAAGCCGGCTGATCTGGGCGGGATCATGAACTACTGCATCCAGTCCAACTACCTGACCGCATCCGAAGCGTGGCCCGTGCTGTCCGCCTTCAACAAGAAGACGAATGATGTGCCGTCCAACCAGAAGGGCAACATGTCCTATGCCGATGGCTCCACCGGCCTGCTGAAGGTGGGCGGCAAGGAACCCATTTCGCTGGAAGACGCATCGACCGACATCCGCAAGCAGGCCTGTGCGAAGGTTGAGGCACGCGCGAAGTCCATGCTCTGATCCGCTTGCGCGGTCCTGTCTGCCTCATGATGCCCCGCCGGTCTTTCCGGCGGGGTTATTCATGAAGCACGCCCGTCCTGTGGCGGAATGATACGCGGCCCCTGCTCTCTTCGTTTTTTCATGAAGGACAGGACCGAACGGTTCCGGGGCCACTTTATTTTCAGACGAACGCTGTTTCCCGAAGCTTTTTGAAAAAAGCTTCACCAGAAACTTCCTGATGATCTACGTCGCCTACCGTACCCACACGCGTGAGAACGCCATGTGGTACAAGCGGGTGGAAAAGTAATGGCCCAGCCGGGGCGAGACCAGATCTACGTAACTGATGCTTATCATGGGGGCCGCGGGGGCAAGGCGGGTAATACGGTCATCCACCTGCTGCCACAGGGTCCGTGCCGCCTGCGGGTCGGATGCCTGCCGGATGCGCGCCACCAGTGACTGCACCGTAGGGTCGCACAGCCCCGATATGTTGATGGAACTGTCCGAACCGGGATGGAAATTCTCGCAGCCGAATATGGTATCAAGGAAATTGGAGGGGGACGCGTAATCCGCGTACCATCCGATCAGGCTGATCTGGACGTGATTGGCCGTGTTCTGCGCATAGGACAGTTCCATGGCGGGTGAGAGCGGATGCAGCCGCGCGTGGTAGCCGATGGCCTGCAGCATGTCACGCAGATAGGTGCCCATGCTGGTGTCCATGGCCGTGGCCTCCACGATCAGGGTCACGTCCTGCCCCTCCGTCCCGCTTTCATGCACTAGCTGGCGGGCGCGGGGCAGATCGGGATGGGTCCATGCAGGGGCCGGATGGTCTGGGTCGGCATCACGGGTCCAGGCACAGGCGCCATCACCGGGCAGCAGGCCCGGCGGCACCATGCGGCAGAGCGGGGCGGCAATGCCCGACCCGCCATACAGGATGGTCATGGCGCGGCGATCCAGCGCGTAATTGACCGCCTGCCGCGCCTTGAGGGTGTTGAAAGGCGGGATGTTGACGTTCATCGGCAGGAACATAAGGCCATAGAGCGGGTAGACATGCACCTGCGCGGTGTACTGCCCCCCGATCTCCCCCAACCGGTCCAGCGGCTTCAGCCCCGCCATCCAGTCATACTGCCCGCGTTCCACGGCGGTCAGCGCGTCTTCCTCCGACAGGCCGAAATCATAGTCGATGGCATCGACATAGCCATCGGGCTGTGCCGCCTCGCTCCATTCCTGAAAATGGGGATTGCGCGCCAGCCGCATACCCTGTTCTGGATCAGATGAGACGATACGGTACGGCCCGGTGCCGGGTGCGATGTCGTTGCCCAGGTCATGGGTCGGGGTGCTGGCGGGCAGGATGACCGCATGGCCGAAGGCGAGCTTGTAGGGAAATTCGGAATCCGGTGCGTTCAGGTGAATGGTGATGCACCGGGTGGCTTCATCCGTTTCCACCCCGCCATGCAGCGTGCAGGCTGCTGGTGCACGCAGGCAGGCATCCGCGCCGATGATGTCGCCATAAAACGACCCCGCCGTGGGCGAGCCCACCATGAAGATCCGCCGCAGTGATGCCGCCACATCCGCCACCGTAACCGGCGCACCGTTGGAAAAACGG
This portion of the Komagataeibacter sp. FNDCF1 genome encodes:
- a CDS encoding ABC transporter ATP-binding protein/permease — encoded protein: MQHLRLLLKDVWYLTRPYFVSEDRKWAWGLLAAVLVLTFSMVGLDLLQSFSRNVYYTALQQRDATTFLRGLFWYVHNDEGFVLGFFIITIPAILCSIYATYLQQMLGLRWRRWLTARMTRQWMEDQTFFRIAITTSGLETGADNPDQRIQEDLNSFVTDTLTQFINLVTNVVTLFSYIGLLWALSGPLEVLGISIPGYFFWAALFYSVGATWVTHLAGRRLAGLQFFQQRAEADFRYSLVHVRNNAEGIALYRGEGEEQAGLDRSFAAVYRNFLSIMRRTKWLGLLTTGLEVVSGNFALLIGSIRYFAGKMSFGTLMQLVMAFSRVQGALSWLSTSYASLTTWHAEVARLATFQRVMDRARAMRDEVTMLPAPAGADLRVSGMDVFRPDGAPLLRNVNFTLPHGRMTVVTGPSGTGKSTLFRVLAGIWPFATGSVTRPDASMMFVPQRPYVPTGTLRRVVTYPAGVDAYPVQDVAQALRDVGLEALVPRMDSEEPWGQILSPGELQRLAFARIVLARPQWVFLDESTSNLDAASETALYALLRHACPDMTVVSITHRQSVVDMHASRIDITPFAVAGASGVSADASPQA
- a CDS encoding metal ABC transporter solute-binding protein, Zn/Mn family, which translates into the protein MRRLSCLLGLCGVLSIMPAHGAPAPRTVHAVASFTVLADVVAHVGGTHVTVTSLVPPDGDPHEFEPAPNDARVLRQADIVFMSGEGLESWFGRLAHAAGYHGTPVIVSRGISLHIPPGGGQAEADPHVWNDVANVIIWANNIRDALIAIDPADADSFRASAATYVSQLETLDHDIRTRIDTIPAERRRILTSHDAFGYFGRAYGVTFLAPQGFSTETEASAGDVARLITQIRANNVATYFMENATDPRLVQQVAHATGAAPGGELYAEALSPPTGPAPDYITMMRHNTDLMLAAMRPH
- a CDS encoding DUF2501 domain-containing protein gives rise to the protein MVSFSRVLSAGAVATLLATAPLAAHAAEVSPPTGAGVANQVEQVAPGSLSADTVYSAVASAKPADLGGIMNYCIQSNYLTASEAWPVLSAFNKKTNDVPSNQKGNMSYADGSTGLLKVGGKEPISLEDASTDIRKQACAKVEARAKSML
- a CDS encoding LysE family translocator; the encoded protein is MPGPNMMHVLSVSVRHGVGRSIAVMAGCMLAIVLVVSASLGGMAGVLAASPRLFAVLRVIGAGYLVFLGVRAWMARNVAHDDADDDLPARPVAATRDLFRDGFLTGISNPKLLLFAAAFVPQFVNPAAARLPQYILLVVTFAGVEAFWYGVYATGGRLLSAWLRTRRVQKVFALVTGAVFMGFGAMLLAAHV
- a CDS encoding ABC transporter substrate-binding protein, with translation MKPAWRHAGLSLAGGLALLALPARADTQASPHRGGTLRLTAASSAGTLDPQINYTSQYMQLESVVYDGLLTYPKLEGPAGAQVVPDLAQAMPERRDGGRTWVFTLREGIRFSNGAPVTVADVAASLRRIFMVGSPTAGSFYGDIIGADACLRAPAACTLHGGVETDEATRCITIHLNAPDSEFPYKLAFGHAVILPASTPTHDLGNDIAPGTGPYRIVSSDPEQGMRLARNPHFQEWSEAAQPDGYVDAIDYDFGLSEEDALTAVERGQYDWMAGLKPLDRLGEIGGQYTAQVHVYPLYGLMFLPMNVNIPPFNTLKARQAVNYALDRRAMTILYGGSGIAAPLCRMVPPGLLPGDGACAWTRDADPDHPAPAWTHPDLPRARQLVHESGTEGQDVTLIVEATAMDTSMGTYLRDMLQAIGYHARLHPLSPAMELSYAQNTANHVQISLIGWYADYASPSNFLDTIFGCENFHPGSDSSINISGLCDPTVQSLVARIRQASDPQAARTLWQQVDDRITRLAPAAPMISISYVDLVSPRLGHYFSTRLYHMAFSRVWVR
- a CDS encoding metal ABC transporter permease, which codes for MSLLSILWDPFADFGFMRRALVACVTLGMGAGPVGVMLQLRRMSLIGDAMSHAILPGAAIGFLLAGGLSLTAMGLGGIGAGLGVALLAGLVSRRTHLAEDASFASFYLTSLALGVLIVSARGSNIDLLHVLFGTILAIDGPALYLMGGITTLSLALLAVIWRPLVMECVDPGFMRMSGAQGGLYHMAFLFLVVINLVAGFEALGTLMSVGMMMVPAATARLWTRRLLPMMALSATVGMVAGLVGLLVSYHFQLAAGPSIILTCSVLYVLSLLASPTGIRAGRSSPL
- a CDS encoding metal ABC transporter ATP-binding protein, with product MTQGTIRLDNAGVVLNGTPVWQHVTGSFAAGSMTAIAGANGAGKSTLLRAILGEVPLAAGTITLGGLRARDFGYLPQARKIDRAFPISVTDMVLGGAWHLTGAFGQAGRVIRQRAADALARVNLSGQAGRMIDALSAGQFQRLLFARLLMTDARVIMLDEPFTALDAPTTRDLLELVCEWHAQGRTIIAVLHDMHQIRSCFPHVVLLCGGQATWGETARILTPATLRRAYGGTDAGWPDAQA